From a single Osmerus mordax isolate fOsmMor3 chromosome 14, fOsmMor3.pri, whole genome shotgun sequence genomic region:
- the LOC136957028 gene encoding N-acetylaspartate synthetase-like, translating to MKNLIHRREQRKVVGDKNAIIVRQFEHSDNPEVLRIFQDGLHEMIPDTAFRALKYHPESMSLYVIMTLVCLIATKSWCLTALVPIAVLCARYYYSRQIALGYLEIAKRTDMGDIEGCYMNTPDCCLWVAVQGDRVIGVVAAVSHLSGDGAVELKRMAVDRSCRRRGVGELLGQKVLEFASARGNPSVVLGTTSYSPAAHKLYQKLGFRCNGVTNGYTVPGARRLVLEWVFYWVRHHHYHLDMPKAKTNTHGQH from the exons ATGAAAAACCTTATACATAGACGAGAACAGAGGAAAGTTGTTGGCGACAAAAACGCCATTATTGTGCGTCAATTCGAACACTCAGATAACCCAGAGGTCCTGCGCATTTTTCAAGACGGACTGCATGAGATGATTCCGGACACTGCATTTAGAGCTTTAAAATATCATCCTGAAAGTATGTCCTTGTATGTCATTATGACAC TTGTGTGTCTTATTGCAACAAAATCTTGGTGCTTGACGGCACTGGTGCCTATCGCTGTCCTGTGCGCGAGGTACTACTACAGCAGGCAAATCGCCCTAGGTTACCTGGAGATTGCTAAACGCACTGACATGGGAGACATCGAGGGATGTTATATGAACACACCAG ACTGCTGCCTGTGGGTTGCAGTCCAAGGGGACAGAGTAATAGGTGTGGTAGCAGCGGTCAGTCACCTGAGTGGAGATGGTGCTGTGGAGCTGAAGCGTATGGCTGTGGACCGAAGCTGTAGACGGCGCGGGGTCGGCGAATTGCTGGGTCAGAAAGTTCTAGAATTTGCTTCAGCTCGCGGAAACCCTTCGGTCGTTTTGGGAACCACCTCATATTCGCCAGCCGCCCACAAGCTGTACCAGAAATTGGGGTTTCGGTGCAATGGCGTAACCAACGGATATACGGTACCCGGAGCAAGACGCTTGGTTCTGGAATGGGTGTTCTACTGGGTCCGGCATCATCACTACCACCTGGACATGCCTAAGGCCAAAACAAACACTCATGGACAACACTAA